agtattttttaaattagttaatatcACTTCAGTATCAGATCTTTCAAATATTCTATTTGAATGAAATTTTAAGAATCAACTCTGTCTATATTTTCCTCTTCCAAATCATctcttattcaaaataaaaatccatattCTTTCAGATctctaatttttagtttttgtgtatatttgtcatattatttgtgttttgcttGAAAGTATATAGCAGATAGGTTAATAGCAAATTTTTTGGAGTCAGATGATCTAGGAGTTAATCCTGGCACTTATGAGACACATAATCTACCTACTATTATTTCCACTCCCACGTGTTGTTTGCTTATCaactatataaagataaaaatattaaacactcAATGTGCTTGTGAGGACAAAATTATATCATCTCCACAGAGGACCTAACATAGAGCCTGTCACATGTCAAAGACCCAAATAATGGTGGCTGTAACATTTCTTCAGAATGGGTAAATTAATACTAAAGCTAGAGATTCGAAATGGATTATGGATTAGACAAAAGCCCTATTTTTGTCTTCCAGTTTAAAGAGTTAAAGATGAATTTATCAGTAGCTAAAATTTGTTTAAGAAATTATTGAGGCTACAAGGCACGAGAGAGCAAAACAGACTAGATTTGTGGACCCACacttaaaaaatgctttttatttatgtctCCGTTTAGATATCAGAGGTACAACATGATCTCTGAAAACTTAAAGCACATTGATAAACGTAAATTTATGACTAAATTCACAACTACTTTGAATACTTTCACTAGATTCATCTAATCATAATAGCTCTAAAAGCCATGAGTTCATAACTGTCTGTGCATACAAATGTACCAAAATAAACaagtataaaagaaaatggacagcaaccagttgcagtggctcatgcctgtaatccctgcagtttgggaggtcaaagcaagaggatctcttgaggcctggagtttgagaccagcctgggcaagagtgagaccctcatctttttagaaaagaaagtaaaagaaaccagaaaacagaatgctatagaagttttggggaaaaataacATAGGACACAGATTTTTCTTGTGTCCtagaaattattttccagaaaacTCCAGTTGCCACTTATCCTTGGGTGACCTTTAGAAATCATGGCTCTGTCTCTCTAACATCTGATATTTATGTCAATGTATTTGatgtttagaaataataaatccAAACCTTACAGAGCTTAAATGGCCAATCTATAGCTATAATGAAATGAAGACACAAccctacattttatatttttaaatccaattaTCTTGCCATTATATAACAGTAAAACAGCTGGTCCAGTGAATTTTGGCAATGTACTTCTCAAACTGATGAAAAACTACTAATACAGACATTTGGTTTAATTGTTTAGTATTTGGACTGTGATACGTTAGTCAATGTTCCCATGAATATACAGTCTCAAAATACTAGGTTGGGCATTTTTCATCTGAAATATCCCCACTATAATTAGCCCTGTCAGCTTGTATTATTTCAAGTATCTTCACTCATATATATCTCAAGGACACCTAAATGTACCATGCAATTAACTGAATTATTGAGGTATGTAACAATTTGTATTATGGTTCCattggatatatatgtatatccagaatatatacatatgtgtgtgtgtgtatatatgtgtgtgtgtatttagacaaattttaagtgaaaatgatatcaaaatatttgaaggcattttaaaaatatttttcttctcaaccGCTGGCTTCAGTTTGAGTCATCCATGGAGGAACATACAGCAGAGAATGGGATTAGTCTGGGAAACAGAGGATATTGCCTGGAATACATAACTCCATCATATGGGAACTCCTGCTGCAAAGTTGTGTCCAATCAAGAATTAAGTCCCTAAGTACACGCACTCCTCATGTTATCTCCCAACAACACACGGATTCTTTCAATGTTCAGTTGTTTATTCTGCGCAATTACTGCCATTCAATCAGCCAAGCAGGATGAATCACAGCATGGTAACTGAGTTCATTATTCTGGGCCTCACCAAAAAGCCTGAACTCCAGGGAAttatcttcctcttttttctcattatctATCTTGCGGCTTTTCTCGGCAACATGCTCATTATCATTGCCATAATCTCTAACAACACCTTGCATACGCCCATGTATATTTTCCTTCTGACACTGGCTGTTGTGGACATCATCTGTACAACAAGCATCATACCAAAGATGCTGGGGACCACGCTAACATCAGAAAACACCATTTCATATGCAGGCTGCATGTCCCAGCTCTTCTTCTTCACATGGTCTCTGGGAGCTGAGATGGTTCTCTTCACCACCATGGCCTATGACCGCTATGTGGCCATTTGTTTCCCTCTTCATTACAGTACTATTATGAACCACCATATGTGTGTAGCCTTGCTCAGCATGGTCATGGCTATTGCAGTCACCAATTCCTGGGTGCACACAGCTCTCATCATGAGGTTGACTTTCTGTGGACCAAACACCATTGACCACTTCTTCTGTGAGATACCCCCATTGCTGGCTTTGTCCTGTAGCCCTGTAAGAATGAACGAGGTGATGGTGTATGTTGCTGATATTACCCTGGCCATAGGGGACTTTATTCTTACCTGCATCTCCTATGGTTTTATCATTGTTGCTATTCTCCGTATCCGCACAGTGGAAGGCAAGAGGAAGGCCTTCTCAACATGTTCATCCCATCTCACAGTGGTGACCCTTTACTATTCTCCTGTAATCTACACCTATATCCGCCCTGCTTCCAGCTATACATTTGAAAGAGACAAGGTGGTAGCTGCACTCTATACTCTTGTGACTCCCACATTAAACCCAATGGTGTACAGCTTCCAGAATAGGGAGATGCAGGAAGGAATTAGGAAGGTGTTTGCATTTCTGAAACACTAGTAGTTTCAACATGGAACATCACCTCTCTACTCTAGAACCATCTTCTAGAGCATCTCAGATTTTACTGATTTTTCATAGTTACCTCCAttccaaattttcctttctctcttattCCTGCCTTCTTCCTAGCAGTCTCATTGTCTCCAAAATTCTGTACTCTTTATGTGAAGAATATTCACAAAGCAATATGCACAATACCCtcacataaatatatatcataatatatattccaatattttccaaaaatatgtacataactTCTAATacttacatatgcatatacacaaatatttacctaTAAGTGCACGTGCACATCATACATGCAAATATCACAaaacattttgtgtattttgtgccATTTTATTTGTTGGTATATGAATGTGAGCTGGAGAAAAGTAGTGgtatgtaaaaaaaagaaaagatcaacaaCACTAATGTTCcgggaaatgaaaaacaaaaccacagtgagatatcacctcaatTTAGTTacaatggctataattaaaaagacttcatgactaaaacaccaaaagcaatggcaacaaaagccaaaattgacaaatgggatctcattaaactaaagaacttctgcaccgcagaagaaactatcatcagactgaacaggcaacctgcagaatgggagaaaatttttgcaatctatccatttgacaaagggctaatatccagaataacaagtgctggagaggaggtggagaaaagggaacccaaacacattgttggtggaaatgtataTTCGTACAGCCACtttaaaaaacagtatgaaggtttctcaaaaaattaaaaatagaactcccatatgatccaccaattccactactgggtagatattcaaagaaaataaaactgatatgttgaagagctatctgcactcccatgtttatcaGAACcatattcacaatagtcaagatatggaatcaacttcaGTGTCCACCAGCagatgaattgataaagaaaatgtgatatatatacacaatggaatactctttagccatacaaagaataaaattatttcattaagaaCTACATGAATGTGCTAcagaagacattatgttaagtgaaataagctaggcacaaaACACAAACACTGAATGATCTCGTTAATATGTAGAATTTCTGaaaattgatctcatagaagtagagagtagaaaagTGGTTTCCAGAAGGAAAGGTGAGTAGGGGAAAGGAGAGAATAGCAAAAGGTTTGTCAAAGGATACTAAGTTATAGTTAGGAGAtataaattcaagagatctattgtacagtaAAGTGACTATAATTAATGATGATTGGATTCTTAAAAAAACGCAGAGTGGATGTTAAGTGCTTTTCCCACTAAAATGGTAACTAGGTGAGCTAATGCAATTGTTAATTAGCTAGACATCATAAtcccacaatgtatatatacttcaaaatctTATGGGcacatgataaaataaaaagaagaaattttaaacacaacaccatttacattag
This region of Macaca fascicularis isolate 582-1 chromosome 1, T2T-MFA8v1.1 genomic DNA includes:
- the OR13G1 gene encoding olfactory receptor 13G1, which gives rise to MNHSMVTEFIILGLTKKPELQGIIFLFFLIIYLAAFLGNMLIIIAIISNNTLHTPMYIFLLTLAVVDIICTTSIIPKMLGTTLTSENTISYAGCMSQLFFFTWSLGAEMVLFTTMAYDRYVAICFPLHYSTIMNHHMCVALLSMVMAIAVTNSWVHTALIMRLTFCGPNTIDHFFCEIPPLLALSCSPVRMNEVMVYVADITLAIGDFILTCISYGFIIVAILRIRTVEGKRKAFSTCSSHLTVVTLYYSPVIYTYIRPASSYTFERDKVVAALYTLVTPTLNPMVYSFQNREMQEGIRKVFAFLKH